A segment of the Devriesea agamarum genome:
GACGACGTCCTCACCTCGGTTCACATCGAAGAGCACGAAGTCGACGCCCGCGACACCAAGCTCGGTAAGGAAGAAATCACCCGCGACATCCCGAACGTGGGCGATGACGTACTCGCCGACCTCGACGAGCGCGGCATCATCCGGATCGGCGCCGAGGTTGAGCCGGGCGACATCCTGGTGGGTAAGGTCACCCCGAAGGGTGAAACTGAGCTCACCCCGGAAGAGCGCCTGCTGCGCGCCATCTTCGGTGAGAAGGCACGCGAGGTGCGCGACACCTCGCTGCGCGTACCCCACGGCGAGTCCGGCACCGTCATTGGTGTGCGGGTCTTCAACGCGGACGATGAGTCCGACACCCTTCCGGCAGGCGTGAACGAAATGGTGCGCGTCTACATCGCCCAGAAGCGCAAGATCACCGACGGCGACAAGCTCGCAGGCCGCCACGGCAACAAGGGCGTGATCGCGAAGATCCTCCCCGTCGAAGACATGCCCTTCCTCGAAGACGGCACCCCGGTCGACATCATCTTGAACCCGATGGGTGTTCCCGGACGTATGAACATCGGACAGGTGATGGAAACCCACCTCGGTTGGGTCGCCAAATCAGGCTGGGAAGTGGATCCGAAAGCCGACTTCGCGAAGGACCTGCCCGAAGCTGCGCTCCGCGGCGAGCCCGGCACCCCGGTCGCGGTTCCGGTGTTCGACGGTTTATCGGACAAGGAACTCAACGGCTTGCTGGAGTCCACCATCCCCAACCGTGACGGTGTGCGGATGATCGGTGAGCAGGGTAAAGCGCGACTGTTTGACGGACGTTCGGGTGAGCCGTTCCCGGCACCGATCTCCGTCGGCTACATGTACATCCTGAAGCTGCACCACCTGGTGGACGACAAGCTGCACGCCCGCTCCACCGGCCCGTACTCGATGATTACCCAGCAGCCGCTGGGTGGTAAGGCGCAGTTCGGCGGTCAGCGCTTCGGTGAGATGGAAGTGTGGGCCCTGGAGGCCTACGGTGCGGCGTACGCGCTGCAGGAACTTCTGACCATCAAGTCCGACGACGTCCCCGGCCGTGTGAAGGTGTACGAGGCGATCGTGAAGGGCGAGAACATCCCCGAGCCGGGCATCCCCGAGTCCTTCAAGGTTTTGCTGAAGGAAATGCAGTCCCTGTGCCTGAACGTCGAGGTCCTCTCCAGCGAGGGTGACTCGATCGAGATGCGGGACAACGACGAAGATGTCTTCCGCGCTGCGGAGGAGCTCGGAATTGACCTGTCGCGCCGGCCCCACGAGGGCGTCGGCTCCATCGAAGAGGTCTGACGGACCGGCAGGTGGCGGCACACGCCACCTGCCTCCTCGACCCCCCAGATCCATCAGACCTGACTTTTCCTGACACGAGAGAAGGACACTGTGCTCGACGTCAACTACTTCGACGAGCTGCGCATCGGACTTGCGACCGCTGACGACATTCGTACCTGGTCCCACGGCGAAGTGAAGAAGCCGGAGACCATTAACTACCGCACCCTGAAGCCCGAAAAGGACGGCCTCTTCTGCGAGAAGATCTTCGGCCCCACCCGCGACTGGGAGTGCTACTGCGGTAAATACAAGCGGGTGCGCTTCAAAGGCATCATCTGCGAACGCTGCGGCGTGGAGGTCACCAAGGCCAACGTGCGGCGCGAACGCATGGGCCACGTGGAGCTCGCCGCCCCCGTCACCCACATCTGGTATTTCAAGGGTGTCCCCAGCCGCCTCGGCTATCTGCTCGACCTCGCCCCGAAGGACCTCGAAAAGGTCATCTACTTCGCGGCTTACATGATCACCAGTGTGGACGAGCAGGCTCGCCACGAGGACATGCCCGACCTTCAGGCTCGGTACGACCTCGAAGTTAAAGAACTGATCAATGAGCGGGATGCGGCCATTAATAGCCGCGCCGTCTCCGCGGAGAAGGATCTCGCCCAGCTGGAAGCCGAAGGCGCCAAGGCCGATGCCAAGCGCAAGGTCCGCGACTCCGCAGAACGCGAGCAGGCCCAGATCCGCAAGAAGTACGACGCGGAGATCGACCGGATCGCCGCCATCTGGGAGCGTTTCCGTAACCTGAAGGTCGCTGACCTCGAAGGTGATGAGCAGCTCTATCGCGCCATGAAACAGCGCTACGGCACCTACTTTGAAGGTGGCATGGGCGCCGAAGCGATTCAGCGCCGCCTGATGGACTTCGACCTCGACGCTGAAGCGGTCTCCCTGCGCGAAACCATTGCCACCGGTAAGGGCCAGCGCAAAGCTCGCGCCTTGAAGCGTCTGAAAGTGGTGTCGGCCTTCCTGAACACCACCAACTCGCCCACCGGTATGGTGCTCGACTGCATTCCGGTGATCCCGCCGGAGCTGCGCCCGATGGTTCAGCTGGATGGTGGCCGCTTTGCGACCTCCGACCTGAACGACCTGTACCGTCGCGTGATCAACCGCAACAACCGTCTGAAGCGCCTCATCGACCTCGGCGCTCCCGAGATCATCGTGAACAACGAGAAGCGGATGCTTCAGGAGGCCGTGGACTCACTGTTCGACAATGGCCGCCGTGGACGTCCGGTGACCGGCCCGGGCAACCGCCCGTTGAAGTCACTCTCGGACATGCTCAAGGGCAAGCAGGGTCGTTTCCGTCAGAACCTGCTGGGTAAGCGCGTGGACTACTCGGGCCGAAGCGTGATCGTGAATGGTCCGCAGCTCAAACTCCACCAGTGCGGTCTGCCCAAGGGTATGGCTCTTGAACTGTTCAAGCCGTTCGTGATGAAGCGCCTGGTCGACCTGTCCCATGCGCAAAACGTCAAGGCCGCTAAGCGGATGGTTGACCGCGCGCGCCCCGAGGTGTGGGACGTCCTCGAAGAGGTCATCACCGAGCACCCCGTGCTGCTTAACCGTGCACCGACCCTGCACCGTCTGGGTATTCAGGCGTTTGAGCCGCAGCTGGTCGAAGGTAAAGCCATCCACCTGCACCCGCTGGTGTGTGGCGCCTTCAACGCCGACTTCGACGGCGACCAGATGGCTGTTCACCTGCCGCTGTCCGCAGAGGCACAGGCTGAAGCCCGCATCCTCATGCTGTCCAGCAACAACATCTTGAAGCCTTCGGATGGACGCCCTGTGACCATGCCCAGCCAGGACATGATCATCGGTCTATACCACCTGACCACGCTGAAGGAAGATGCTCCGGGCGCCGGACGGTTCTTCTCTTCCGAGGCCGAAGCAATCATGGCCTACGACCGCGGTGAGCTGGACCTGAACGCCCCGGTTACGATTCGTTTCACCGACATCGTGCCGCCGGAAGGTTATGAACTGCCCGAAGGCTGGCAGCCGGGCGATCCGCTGCTGCTGGAGACGACCCTCGGCACCGTGTACTTCAACGAGACCCTTCCCGAGGACTACCCGTACGTGACGGGCCAGGTCGGCAAGAAGCGTCTGGGCACGATCGTGAATGAACTCGCCGAACGCTACCCGAAGGTGCAGGTGTCGGCTTCGCTGGACGCCCTGAAGTCCTACGGCTTCTCCTGGTCCACCCGATCGGGTGTTTCCTTCGCGTTCTCCGACGTGGTGGCTCCGCCCAACAAGGCGGAAATTCTCGCGAAGTACGAGGCCAAAGCCGCTCAGGTGCAGGAGAACCGCGAGCTGGGTCTGGTCTCCGAAGCGGAGCGCAACAGCGAGCTGATTGACATCTGGACCGAGGCGACCAATGAAGTCGACAAGGCCATGCGGGCGAACTTCCCGAAGGACAACACCATCATGAGGATGGTGCACTCCCAGGCCCGTGGTAACTGGATGCAGATCCGTCAGATCGCCGGTATGCGCGGTCTGGTGCAGTCGCCAAAGGGTGACATTATTCCGCGTCCGATCCTCTCGAACTACCGCGAGGGTCTGTCGGTGCTGGAGTACTTCATCGCCTCCCACGGCTCCCGCAAGGGTCTGGCTGATACCGCGTTGAAGACGGCCCAGTCCGGTTACCTCACCCGTCGTCTCGTGGACGTGTCCCAGGACGTGATCGTTCGCGAACACGACTGCGGCACCCGTAAGGGTCTGAAACTGGCTATTGGTCAGGTTGAGGGCGACCACGTTGTCCTTGCTGACAATGTGGAGACCACCGCGTATGGCCGGACCTTGGCCGAAAAGGTAGTTGCTGAGGACGGCACTGTTCTCGCAGAGGCCGGGGACGACGCCGGTGACGTGCTGATCGCCAAGCTGGTGGCTGCGGGCGTCACCGAGATCAAGGTGCGTTCCGTGCTCACCTGTGATTCTGCTGTCGGCACCTGTGCCCTGTGCTACGGGCGTTCGCTGGCCACCGGCAAGCTGGTGGATATCGGTGAGGCCGTGGGTATTATCGCTGCCCAGTCCATCGGTGAGCCCGGAACTCAGCTGACCATGCGTACCTTCCACACCGGTGGTGTGGCTAGCGCTGACGGTGACATCACCCATGGTCTGCCCCGTGTTCAGGAGCTGTTTGAGGCCCGGACGCCCAATGGCTTCGCCCCGATCAGCGACACGGCTGGCCGCGTCGAAATCGAGGAAACCGAGAAGCAGCGCAAGATCACCATCACCCCGGAGGGCGACGGCGAGCCGGTCACCTACACGGTGTCCCGCCGCGTGACCCTGCGGGTAGCAGACGGTGACCGCATTGAGGTCGGTACCCAGCTCACCCAGGGCTCGGTGGATCCGAAGCAGGTGCTGCGTATCCTCGGCCCGCGTGCGGTGCAAAAGCACCTGGTGGACGAGGTCCAGAAGGTGTACATCTCGCAGGGTGTGGACATTCACGCCAAGCACATCGAGGTGATCGTGCGGCAGATGCTGCGCCGGGTCACCATTATCGAGTCGGGTGACACCGATCTGCTGCCGGGTGACTTCAGCGAGCGCGTGCGCTTCGAGCAGGAAAACCGTCGGGTGATCGCCGAGGGCGGTCAGCCTGCGTCGGGTCGTCCTGAGCTGATGGGTATCACCAAGGCGTCGCTGGCCACCGAATCGTGGCTGTCGGCGGCATCCTTCCAGGAGACCACTCGCGTGCTCACCGAAGCTGCGATGAACCGCAAGAGCGATTCGCTGCTGGGTCTGAAGGAAAACGTCATCATCGGTAAGCTCATCCCGGCTGGTACGGGCCTGTCTCGTTACCGCCACATCGAGGTTGAGCCGACTGATGAAGCCAAGGCGTCGATGTACCAGGTGCCGAGCTACGACGAGCTGGATTTCTCGGGGTACGGTACCGGACACAGCACCGTGAACCTGGATGATCTGGATTTCAGTGACCCGTTCCGCACGGATTTCCGCTGACTCAATAGTTTGACCGCTGTGAAGCCGTCTCCCATGAGGGAGGCGGCTTCGCCGTATTTGTAGGACACCTCACGCCTCCCGTCAACGGTCGGTAAAACCTCTGAAGGTCCGTGGCAAAACTCAGGCGATGTCCCGTGACTGTGGGCCGATTGAACGCGAGGATCTATATATCCCCTCCACCTCCGTGGTCCCGCGCCGTTTCATGGACGGCGCACATGTACATAACTGATGGTGCGCATGCGACGAGTTGTGACTGTGTGAGGCGCCGTAGCTAGGCCCCGCATGACGTGCGCGAGCGCGATCCGGAGGCTCCGCCTGAGCACCGTGTTCAGGTGTAGACGATGTGAAGGACAGTATTTGTGAAGAAACTGCCAGTGCTCGGTGCGACCGCTGCCCTCGTCTTCGGAGGCGGAACTGTCGCCTACGCCTCGCAGACCGAAGTTCACCTCGATGTGAACGGTGACGTCAGCACAATCCGCACGTTCGACAGGACCGTGGGTGACGTGTTGGGTTCGCACGGCATCGACATTCAGCCTCACACCTTTGTGGCACCCGGTCCCAATACTGCTCTCAGCAGTGGCACCACTATCAAAGTGAAGACGGCGAAGCTGGTGGGTGTCAC
Coding sequences within it:
- a CDS encoding DNA-directed RNA polymerase subunit beta', with the translated sequence MLDVNYFDELRIGLATADDIRTWSHGEVKKPETINYRTLKPEKDGLFCEKIFGPTRDWECYCGKYKRVRFKGIICERCGVEVTKANVRRERMGHVELAAPVTHIWYFKGVPSRLGYLLDLAPKDLEKVIYFAAYMITSVDEQARHEDMPDLQARYDLEVKELINERDAAINSRAVSAEKDLAQLEAEGAKADAKRKVRDSAEREQAQIRKKYDAEIDRIAAIWERFRNLKVADLEGDEQLYRAMKQRYGTYFEGGMGAEAIQRRLMDFDLDAEAVSLRETIATGKGQRKARALKRLKVVSAFLNTTNSPTGMVLDCIPVIPPELRPMVQLDGGRFATSDLNDLYRRVINRNNRLKRLIDLGAPEIIVNNEKRMLQEAVDSLFDNGRRGRPVTGPGNRPLKSLSDMLKGKQGRFRQNLLGKRVDYSGRSVIVNGPQLKLHQCGLPKGMALELFKPFVMKRLVDLSHAQNVKAAKRMVDRARPEVWDVLEEVITEHPVLLNRAPTLHRLGIQAFEPQLVEGKAIHLHPLVCGAFNADFDGDQMAVHLPLSAEAQAEARILMLSSNNILKPSDGRPVTMPSQDMIIGLYHLTTLKEDAPGAGRFFSSEAEAIMAYDRGELDLNAPVTIRFTDIVPPEGYELPEGWQPGDPLLLETTLGTVYFNETLPEDYPYVTGQVGKKRLGTIVNELAERYPKVQVSASLDALKSYGFSWSTRSGVSFAFSDVVAPPNKAEILAKYEAKAAQVQENRELGLVSEAERNSELIDIWTEATNEVDKAMRANFPKDNTIMRMVHSQARGNWMQIRQIAGMRGLVQSPKGDIIPRPILSNYREGLSVLEYFIASHGSRKGLADTALKTAQSGYLTRRLVDVSQDVIVREHDCGTRKGLKLAIGQVEGDHVVLADNVETTAYGRTLAEKVVAEDGTVLAEAGDDAGDVLIAKLVAAGVTEIKVRSVLTCDSAVGTCALCYGRSLATGKLVDIGEAVGIIAAQSIGEPGTQLTMRTFHTGGVASADGDITHGLPRVQELFEARTPNGFAPISDTAGRVEIEETEKQRKITITPEGDGEPVTYTVSRRVTLRVADGDRIEVGTQLTQGSVDPKQVLRILGPRAVQKHLVDEVQKVYISQGVDIHAKHIEVIVRQMLRRVTIIESGDTDLLPGDFSERVRFEQENRRVIAEGGQPASGRPELMGITKASLATESWLSAASFQETTRVLTEAAMNRKSDSLLGLKENVIIGKLIPAGTGLSRYRHIEVEPTDEAKASMYQVPSYDELDFSGYGTGHSTVNLDDLDFSDPFRTDFR